A stretch of the Xyrauchen texanus isolate HMW12.3.18 chromosome 20, RBS_HiC_50CHRs, whole genome shotgun sequence genome encodes the following:
- the eif2ak2 gene encoding interferon-induced, double-stranded RNA-activated protein kinase: MENYISLLNEYQQKSGSTVKYVEGSNEGPSHLKTFTCRVIVNGTSYPDGTGKTKKEAKQNAARNALADMKGSHNIESTTSSKPVNSNNVTITQRNFIGWLNEYSQKSKLEFKTRESTKMDPGSTTQLCTYVCKYVCNDKEFPEAFGKTKKEAREAAAYCVHIELCQTQNTEVNENCNGTVRSEDASVSAKDSLNSSFSEDSRSTTPDNNYIACLNDFCQKHKRVLEFKLVNKSGPPHNPEFVYKVIINGKEYPEAQGRNSRETRHLAAQHAWAEIMECSFTAQSSEDDTSSRSSEILSQSEEKSSTSDSVVFKDSSCPPMAISPVRSLDTKAKIKLAPSFLSPNGLSNSKGDGPNMNGHNPPKPSAEQTANQIMKSRFLEDFDTISPVGKGGFGRVFRARRKLENKYFAVKIVKSTKKALREVSALAELYHPNIVRYNTAWFEDTMYRHDSSDSYSNSDSGSSTGTTFLYIQMELCEGDTLRVWIDKRNNPNEQCPERRRDAAHISKQILQAVQYIHSKGLIHRDLKPANIMFGSEGGVKVGDFGLVTAAENDNDDQLMERTKKTGTRTYMSPEQVTQCYDVKVDIFALGLTYFELLWNLVTKTEKDKIWDNIKSRKFPAQFSEMFGFEHKLIDKMLRHNPEDRPDATALIDELNQHSTVL, encoded by the exons ATGGAGAATTATATTTCTTTGCTGAATGAGTACCAACAGAAGAGCGGATCCACTGTGAAATACGTGGAAGGATCCAATGAAGGGCCAAGCCACCTTAAAAC GTTCACTTGCAGGGTAATTGTAAATGGCACAAGTTATCCTGATGGCACTGGCAAAACCAAGAAGGAGGCAAAGCAAAATGCTGCCAGGAATGCACTCGCTGACATGAAGGGATCACACAATATAGAATCT ACAACATCATCTAAACCGGTTAATTCCAACAACGTGACCATAACTCAACGGAATTTTATTGGCTGGCTCAATGAATATTCACAGAAGAGTAAGTTAGAATTTAAGACCCGGGAGTCGACTAAAATGGATCCAGGAAGCACCACTCA ATTGTGTACTTATGTTTGTAAGTACGTTTGCAATGATAAAGAATTTCCTGAAGCGTTTGGCAAAACAAAGAAGGAGGCCAGAGAGGCAGCAGCTTACTGTGTTCATATAGAGTTATgtcaaacacaaaatacagag GTCAATGAAAACTGCAACGGTACGGTGAGGTCAGAGGACGCGTCTGTGAG tgCAAAGGACAGTTTAAATTCGAGTTTCTCGGAGGATTCGCGGAGCACCACGCCGGACAACAACTACATTGCATGTCTCAATGACTTCTGCCAGAAACATAAACGAGTTTTGGAATTTAAATTAGTGAACAAAAGTGGCCCTCCGCACAACCCAGA GTTTGTTTATAAAGTTATTATAAACGGAAAGGAATACCCTGAAGCACAAGGAAGGAACTCAAGAGAGACAAGGCATCTCGCAGCTCAGCACGCTTGGGCTGAAATAATGGAGTGTAGCTTCACCGCACAG AGTTCTGAAGATGACACCTCTTCACGATCCTCAGAGATACT AAGTCAGTCTGAAGAGAAGAGCAGCACCAGTGATAGTGTTGTCTTTAAAGACTCTTCCTGTCCCCCGATGGCCATAAGTCCCGTAC GCTCATTGGATACGAAGGCCAAAATAAA ATTAGCACCCAGTTTTCTGTCGCCCAACGGTTTGTCCAACAGTAAAGGG GATGGTCCTAACATGAATGGGCACAACCCACCAAAGCCATCTGCAGAACAAACTGCAAACCAGATCATGAAGTCAAG GTTTTTGGAAGACTTTGACACAATAAGTCCAGTTGGCAAAGGTGGCTTCGGCCGTGTTTTCAGGGCAAGACGAAAGCTTGAGAACAAATATTTTGCTGTGAAGATAGTGAAGAGCACAAA AAAAGCTTTACGTGAAGTTAGTGCATTGGCAGAGCTTTATCACCCGAATATCGTCCGTTACAACACCGCTTGGTTCGAGGACACAATGTACAGACACGACTCTTCGGACAGCTACAGCAACTCAGA TTCTGGCAGTAGCACGGGAACAACGTTCCTCTACATCCAGATGGAGCTGTGTGAAGGAGACACTCTGCGTGTCTGGATTGATAAAAGGAATAATCCAAATGAACAATGTCCAGAGCGGAGACGAGACGCTGCACATATCAGCAAACAGATCCTGCAGGCCGTGCAATACATCCACTCCAAAGGGTTAATCCACAGAGACCTGAAG cctGCCAATATCATGTTTGGTAGTGAGGGTGGGGTAAAAGTGGGAGACTTTGGACTCGTGACAGCAGCAGAAAATGACAACGATGACCAACTGATGGAACGGACTAAAAAGACAGGAACCCGTACTTACATGAGTCCAGAACAG GTTACTCAATGCTATGACGTAAAGGTGGATATATTTGCTCTCGGTCTCACCTACTTTGAACTCCTCTGGAATCTTGTCACGAAGACTGAAAAGGACAAG ATTTGGGATAATATAAAAAGTAGGAAATTTCCAGCGCAGTTCTCAGAGATGTTTGGCTTTGAG CACAAGCTCATAGACAAAATGTTGCGTCACAATCCCGAAGACAGACCAGATGCTACAGCGCTGATCGATGAACTGAATCAACACTCCACGGTCCTGTAG